Proteins encoded in a region of the Equus asinus isolate D_3611 breed Donkey chromosome X, EquAss-T2T_v2, whole genome shotgun sequence genome:
- the TIMM8A gene encoding mitochondrial import inner membrane translocase subunit Tim8 A, translating to MDSSSSSSAAGLGSVDPQLQHFIEVETQKQRFQQLVHQMTELCWEKCMDKPGPKLDSRAEACFVNCVERFIDTSQFILNRLEQTQKSKPVFSESLSD from the exons ATGGATTCCTCCTCGTCTTCCTCAGCGGCGGGGCTGGGCTCGGTGGACCCGCAGCTGCAGCATTTCATCGAGGTGGAGACTCAGAAGCAGCGCTTCCAGCAGCTGGTGCACCAGATGACGGAACTTTGCTGG GAGAAGTGCATGGACAAGCCTGGGCCAAAGTTGGACAGTCGGGCTGAGGCCTGTTTTGTGAACTGCGTTGAGCGCTTCATTGATACAAGCCAATTCATCTTGAATCGACTGGAACAGACCCAGAAGTCCAAGCCAGTCTTCTCAGAAAGCCTTTCTGACTGA